A window of Babesia microti strain RI chromosome III, complete genome contains these coding sequences:
- a CDS encoding conserved protein, unknown function (overlaps_old_locusTagID:BBM_III04240;~overlaps_old_locusTagID:BBM_III04245), translating to MLKYIRARYIGFYLLSGHSSYPMYPYAHCTRVFCWGKSIVPVIQLYDLSQKIILKWHLLAHQRHATHINSVSITQQFYNRLPIRKKYIRAIKRGTLIYDRGQIKIPPIKIEGYDLPKKCQPPNYQGTGRIYKGRFENIRAKRICFAD from the exons ATGCTCAAATATATACGTGCCAGATATATTGGGTTTTATTTACTATCAGGCCATAGCTCATATCCGATGTACCCATACGCTCATTGCACCAGAGTATTTTGCTGGGGAAAATCCATTGTTCCTGTGATACAACTGTATgatttatcgcaaaaaattatcttaAAATGGCATTTGCTGGCACACCAGCGCCATGCCACGCACATAAATTCTGTATCTATCACGCAACAATTCTACAACAGGCTGCCAATTAggaaaaaatatatcagaGCAATCAAGAGGGGCACTCTAATTTACGATCGCGGGCAG ATTAAAATACCACCCATAAAAATTGAGGGTTACGATCTACCTAAAAAATGCCAGCCACCTAATTATCAAGGAACAGGAAGGATATACAAGGGGAGGTTTGAGAATATTCGCGCCAAAAGAATTTGTTTTGCTGATTAG
- a CDS encoding splicing factor 3B subunit 1 (overlaps_old_locusTagID:BBM_III04250), producing the protein MGTDECDKYVGLMEDPSKGYDSSIYGESTEEIRQLNINDPKSSYQNVMNVDSSTANGLIDESYDPMHKDSSIRSRENSYKQQRFQRMLSPERADPFAKSSAGNDVRTYTDIMRETQLDREKARTARMAARSKYESEKSEKHDHNDRDSMPTDSASNADAAYADTPMASDPASTPTPSRWTETPMYGENSLKKSSRWDRTPSLDPSQTPGATPLGYTGSETPLTPSLTQQQAFMRHRLQREIDERNKPLTDEELDQILPSDGFEIVPVPHDYNPVRKQTPLTSATPLFSIPEQHETAEFEVPVDATPAVLADVEIKLEDRQFFAKLFDNVAEDDLSAEEATERRIMTLLLKIKNGTPPIRRQALRTITEKARDYGPGPLFNQILPLMMQSTLEDQERHLMVKVIDRILYKLQDQVRPYLHKILVVMEPLLIDEDYYARVEGREVISNLAKAAGLATMIGTMRPDIDHPDEYVRNTTARAFAVVASALGIPSLIHFLKAVCSSKKSWQARHTGIKIVQQIAILMGCGILPHLKQLVETVAHGLQDEQSKVRIITALSLAALAEASSPYGIEAFDIVLKPLWRGITEHKGKALAAYLKAVGLIIPLMDPHHANYYTREMMVILVCEFSTPDEEMKKIVLKVVKQCIATEGVEPQYICQEILPEFFNKFWIVRNALDRRNYNLLVDTTVEMANKVGGPQILSRLVQDLKDPSEPFRKMVVEAVDGVITNCGVEGVDQRLEEMLIDGILYAFQELSVDDKVIINTFGTLLNALGHKAKPYLPQIAGLIRWRLSTQSPMNRQQAADLVVKVSSAMKVCEEEQMLGHLGLFLYEYLGEEYPEVLGSILAALRSIVCVVGMQRMTPPIKDLLPRLTPILKNRHEKVQENVIELIGKIADRGGDLVSPKEWDRICFDLIEMMRATKKSIRRATVNTFGYIARTIGPHDILCTLLNNLKVQERHMRICTTISIAIVAETCLPYSVLPAIMNEYRVPDINIQSGVLKALCFIFEYIGEMAKDYIYAITPLLQDALMDRDVVHRQTAAWTCKHLALGVHGMNCEDALIHLLNFVWPNIFETSPHLTQAVFDAIDGFRVALGPVIIFQYVIQGLFHPARRVREIYWRIYNNLYIGHQDALVAAFPPIYGANCRTGNSIHQCVELCYTL; encoded by the exons ATGGGAACTGACGAATGTGATAAGTATGTAGGACTGATGGAGGACCCTTCGAAAGGATATGATTCCAGTATATACGGAGAATCAACCGAGGAAATCCGTCAATTGAACATCAATGACCCCAAATCTAGTTATCAAAATGTTATGAATGTGGACTCTAGCACTGCAAATGGGTTGATAGATGAATCATACGACCCTATGCATAAAGATAGTAGTATTAGGAGTCGAGAAAATAGTTACAAACAACAACGATTCCAAAGGATGCTATCACCGGAACGAGCAGATCCCTTTGCCAAGTCTAGTGCTGGCAATGACGTGAGGACATACACAGACATAATGAGAGAGACTCAGTTGGATAGAGAAAAGGCTAGAACTGCCAGAATGGCTGCAAGGAGCAAGTATGAATCAGAAAAATCTGAAAAACATGATCATAATGACCGAGATTCAATGCCAACTGATTCTGCCTCCAATGCTGATGCCGCGTATGCCGATACGCCTATGGCAAGTGATCCG GCCTCCACTCCTACGCCCAGTAGATGGACAGAAACGCCCATGTATGGCGAAAATTCGCTCAAGAAATCGTCAAGATGGGACAGGACGCCGAGTTTAGATCCATCGCAGACACCAGGCGCTACTCCTTTAGGGTACACTGGCTCAGAGACCCCGCTAACCCCTTCACTCACGCAACAGCAGGCATTTATGCGGCACAGGTTGCAGCGTGAAATTGACGAGCGGAATAAACCACTTACCGATGAAGAGCTTGACCAGATTTTACCATCTGATGGGTTTGAAATAGTCCCGGTACCACATGATTACAATCCTGTACGGAAGCAAACCCCCTTGACCAGCGCCACCCCCCTTTTCTCTATACCCGAACAACATGAAACAGCTGAATTTGAAGTACCAGTTGATGCTACCCCAGCCGTATTGGCTGATGTGGAAATTAAGCTTGAAGACCGCCAATTTTTTGCTAAACTGTTCGACAATGTGGCTGAGGATGATCTGTCAGCCGAGGAAGCGACCGAACGGCGTATTATGACACttttactaaaaattaagaaTGGAACTCCGCCTATTCGCCGTCAGGCCTTAAGGACGATAACTGAGAAGGCTAGGGATTATGGCCCTGGCCCATTATTCAATCAAATACTGCCACTGATGATGCAATCGACCCTTGAGGACCAAGAGCGTCATTTGATGGTCAAGGTAATTGACCGCATACTGTACAAACTGCAAGACCAAGTTAGGCCATATTTGCACAAGATACTAGTCGTCATGGAACCTCTACTAATTGACGAGGACTACTATGCAAGGGTTGAGGGCAGGGAAGTAATCAGTAATTTGGCCAAGGCGGCCGGATTGGCTACTATGATAGGGACCATGCGCCCCGATATAGACCATCCAGATGAATATGTAAGGAATACAACTGCCAGGGCATTTGCGGTAGTGGCTAGCGCTCTTGGTATACCCTCGCTTATACACTTTTTGAAGGCTGTCTGTAGCAGCAAGAAAAGCTGGCAAGCTCGCCATACTGGCATCAAAATAGTGCAACAAATAGCAATTTTGATGGGGTGTGGTATATTGCCGCACCTTAAGCAGCTTGTTGAGACAGTGGCGCATGGACTCCAAGATGAGCAATCAAAAGTTAGAATTATTACCGCCTTATCTCTGGCAGCTTTGGCTGAGGCTTCTAGCCCATATGGCATAGAGGCGTTTGATATAGTATTGAAACCATTGTGGCGAGGTATAACCGAGCACAAGGGCAAGGCTTTGGCGGCTTATCTGAAGGCTGTAGGGTTAATAATACCCCTGATGGATCCTCACCACGCCAACTATTACACTCGTGAAATGATGGTTATTCTAGTTTGTGAATTTTCAACTCCTGATGAAGAGATGAAGAAGATTGTTTTAAAAGTTGTCAAGCAATGTATTGCCACAGAGGGCGTGGAACCTCAGTACATTTGCCAGGAAATTTTGCcagaattttttaacaaattttggatAGTGAGGAATGCACTAGATAGACGTAACTATAATTTACTAGTTGACACAACTGTTGAGATGGCCAACAAGGTGGGTGGCCCACAAATACTTTCAAGACTGGTACAAGACCTCAAGGACCCTTCAGAGCCGTTTAGAAAAATGGTTGTGGAAGCTGTTGACGGAGTGATAACTAATTGTGGCGTTGAAGGAGTGGATCAACGACTCGAAGAGATGTTAATAGATGGTATTTTATATGCTTTTCAAGAACTGAGCGTAGATGATAaagtaattattaacaCTTTTGGCACACTTCTGAATGCCCTGGGCCATAAAGCAAAACCTTATCTACCTCAAATTGCCGGATTGATTCGCTGGAGACTAAGTACCCAATCTCCAATGAACCGCCAGCAAGCAGCGGATTTGGTAGTAAAGGTGTCTAGTGCCATGAAGGTGTGTGAGGAGGAGCAGATGCTAGGTCATCTTGGTCTATTTTTATATGAATACTTAGGGGAAGAATACCCGGAAGTCCTTGGTAGTATTCTTGCCGCGTTGAGATCAATCGTATGCGTGGTTGGTATGCAACGGATGACCCCTCCCATAAAGGATCTACTACCGCGTCTAACGCCTATACTGAAGAATAGGCACGAAAAAGTGCAGGAAAATGTCATAGAACTTATAGGGAAAATTGCCGACAGAGGTGGTGACCTTGTTTCCCCCAAGGAATGGGACCGCATCTGCTTTGACCTCATTGAGATGATGAGGGCaacaaaaaaatcaatacGTCGCGCCACAGTAAATACCTTTGGCTACATTGCACGTACAATAGGTCCACATGATATTTTATGCACActtttgaacaatttgaagGTACAAGAGCGACATATGCGTATATGTACAACAATTTCCATTGCTATTGTGGCAGAAACGTGCCTGCCGTATAGTGTTTTACCGGCGATAATGAATGAATATAGAGTTCCGGATATCAACATACAATCGGGCGTGCTAAAGGCTCTATGttttatatttgaataCATAG GCGAAATGGCCAAGGACTACATATATGCCATAACACCATTGTTACAGGACGCCTTGATGGACCGAGATGTGGTGCATCGACAAACGGCTGCTTGGACTTGTAAGCACCTGGCCCTAGGAGTTCATGGGATGAATTGCGAAGATGCCTTAATCCACTTGCTAAACTTTGTGTGGCCAAATATATTCGAGACGTCCCCGCACTTAACTCAAGCAGTATTTGATGCCATAGATGGCTTTAGAGTGGCACTGGGGCCAGTTATAATCTTCCAATATGTAATACAGGGCCTTTTTCATCCGGCGCGCAGAGTGAGGGAGATCTATTGGCGTATTTATAACAACCTGTACATTGGCCATCAGGACGCGCTTGTGGCGGCCTTCCCTCCCATTTACGGCGCCAACTGTCGTACCGGAAATAGTATCCATCAATGTGTGGAACTTTGCTATActttgtga
- a CDS encoding hypothetical protein (overlaps_old_locusTagID:BBM_III04255) — translation MDFQNNTQILNKATDSASVTPPSHVSIPTELYCILLKSALSDVNFGNFSPGNPPPINNSAINTVLTSLNKAPSQLDESYHKLNLLVNKYLAEKSAIQEQNNLKGSLKESVNAVRERLLQHFNIVNSINADQLLTPKKLISSNYGNNNAHGDVEQVLEQIEVQNSAKEDSINQLEQKNITEPSPSRWLISPRRIFGSKNVNCGSVSKDCSAPQAITPSDCNITKILDEIKCKFDQADNTILNIEAQLESDICDPNKREWEFSSFMGPANSDQSVIFEHARALYTNLYNHAKTNKMKISALREKLAVLQTHIKPMVSDHRNAL, via the coding sequence ATGGATTTCCAAAACAACACACAAATCCTGAATAAGGCAACTGACTCTGCCTCTGTAACACCACCATCGCATGTGTCAATTCCAACTGAGTTATATTGCATCTTATTAAAATCCGCACTTTCTGATGTTAACTTCGGTAATTTTTCACCAGGAAACCCCCCTCCAATCAACAATAGTGCCATAAATACAGTTCTAACTTCACTTAACAAGGCACCTAGTCAGTTAGATGAATCCTACCACAAATTGAACCTCTTGGTCAACAAATATCTGGCTGAAAAATCGGCTATACAAGAACAGAATAACTTAAAGGGCAGTCTAAAGGAGTCTGTCAATGCAGTTAGGGAAAGACTTCTTCAGCATTTTAACATAGTAAATTCCATCAATGCAGACCAGTTACTAACGcctaaaaaattgatttctAGTAATTatggtaataataatgcGCATGGTGATGTTGAGCAAGTACTGGAACAGATTGAGGTACAAAATTCTGCAAAAGAAGACTCTATAAACCAGTTGGAGCAGAAGAATATAACTGAACCGTCGCCTAGTCGATGGTTAATCTCACCCAGACGTATTTTTGGCTCTAAAAACGTAAATTGTGGATCTGTATCAAAAGATTGCTCTGCTCCCCAAGCAATCACTCCAAGTGACTGcaatataacaaaaattcTTGATGAAATCAAGTGCAAATTTGATCAGGCAGATAATACAATTCTCAATATTGAAGCGCAATTGGAAAGCGATATATGCGATCCTAACAAGCGTGAATGGGAATTTTCTTCCTTCATGGGCCCGGCCAATTCAGACCAGTCAGTGATATTTGAGCACGCACGTGCTctttatacaaatttatataaccATGCTAAGACGaacaaaatgaaaatttctGCCCTACGGGAAAAGTTAGCTGTGTTGCAAACTCACATTAAGCCAATGGTATCGGATCATCGTAATGCCCTATAA
- a CDS encoding pre-mRNA-processing factor 19 (overlaps_old_locusTagID:BBM_III04260) — translation MEVGYEQIELEEYFAVPKKILFRDLLDDKTWTRLSLGAKCQLDAKVGGNITLYDNNVTGKFIKINEFDLLEFEWRFNDFPDGVTSVVSIKFYEEEENVTRLVILHSKIPKYDKFGNDGVKTRCLVGWNNNFMCRLQPMLGYNKYTP, via the exons ATGGAAGTTGGAtatgaacaaattgaaCTCGAGGAATACTTTGCAGTCCCAAAGAAAATCCTCTTCCGAGATCTATTGGATGACAAAACCTGGACCAGACTGAGTTTAGGAGCTAAATGTCAATTAGATGCTAAGGTTGGTGGGAATATCACACTGTACGACAACAATGTTACtggtaaatttattaaaataaatgaatttgatttacTGGAGTTTGAGTGGCGGTTCAACGATTTCCCGGATGGAGTAACTAGTGTCGTATCAATTAAGTTCTATGAGGAAGAGGAAAATGTCACTAGACTGGTAATATTACACAGTAAAATTCCTAAATACGACAAGTTCGGCAATG ATGGCGTCAAAACTAGGTGTCTGGTTGGATGgaataacaatttcatgTGTAGACTACAACCGATGTTGGGATACAATAAGTATACTCcctaa